The Silene latifolia isolate original U9 population chromosome Y, ASM4854445v1, whole genome shotgun sequence sequence AGAGACAATTGTACAATGAACAACCTCCCATTGTCCAATCATGAAGGAATCCGTCGGTTTTGCAACGGTCTTGTCACAGAAACCAAATTTTCGACCAGACTTCAACGCCATTCGCATCGAACGGCTCCAATCATCGTAGTTATGAGTATTTAGAAGAACAGGGGAGAGTTTGATATTTGGGAGATCCCCAGACCCGAGATAGAACGGGGAAAGAGGATCAATTTTTGGTGCAGAAGATCCCGTTTGGGAATAGATGGGTATTTCACCGTCGCCAATAGCCATGgcaggacgaaggaagaagagtGTTTGGTAGAAATTTGTTTGGAATTTAGAAAAAATGGCTCTGTGATACCATGATAGCTATGTTGCGTAAACAGAGAAGAGGAGGCAGAGAAGGAAAGCGTAattgttgttgtgtttgttatTGATTAATTCACCAAATATATAATACAATCGGTCAAAGATATTGTAACAAACTGATA is a genomic window containing:
- the LOC141631536 gene encoding uncharacterized protein LOC141631536, which gives rise to MAIGDGEIPIYSQTGSSAPKIDPLSPFYLGSGDLPNIKLSPVLLNTHNYDDWSRSMRMALKSGRKFGFCDKTVAKPTDSFMIGQWEVVHCTIVSWLRATIDPSVLESVPFVEDANLRADLVNATRG